GGAACCCCACGAAAGGCATCGTGGACCTCTGGAGTTGCACCGTCAAGACTCACCTCTACATAACCTATATCGGCTTCTCTTAATTTCGTAGCCATCGCCTTTGTTACCATAGTCCCATTGGTAGCTACAGAAACGTAGATCCCTTTCTTGGCTGCATACCCGGCAACGTCTAAAAAGTCTGAACGGAGAAACGGTTCACCCCCCGAGAAAGCTAGGGAAACGACGTTTTCCTGATCAAGTTCATCTACGATTTCTTTTCTCTTCTCCGTTGGAAGCTCGTCATATGAAAGTTCCCCCGCATTTTGGTAACAATGCTTGCACCTTAGGTTACATGCGTTTGTGTAATTCCATACAACGAGAAAGGGAGCTCCAGCGGTCTGAGGCTTATTGATTCCAAAGGTAGCTATCCCAGATAGAACATTGGCTATTCCCCGTTTGACATAGGGGTCGCGAAGAGCTCTCCTTAACTGTTCACCGGTTATACCGAATGCTTTGCCACCGTTATTGAGAGCCCGATTAACAGCTATTGAAACAAGTTTTGCAGAGAGACAACGGTGTTTTCCTTTTCCTTCGTTGAAATAATCGTCAAGCGCCACTTCTAAATGCGTTTCTCCACATTTAGGACATATTTTACTTGCTGATTTTATTACTGCTCTGATTATAGGATTATTTACAACGGATAGAAACGTATATACTTCTTCTGTCATCGGCATCGCCAGACCGACTTATCAAGAAACTTGTTATTCGAAAACCACCTATTGAATACTCTTTAGAAAATTTATAGTTAACCATCATCAGACAATCACACATTAAAAAGTTGCCTTACCATTCCATTTTCGATTCATTTAGAAACTTAACATAAGCTTAATATAGGAAGCATACCACACGCTTTACAGAGTTAGACTAAGATGATAAGTGCCAAACCAAGATACACAGTAAATAAGACCCTTTTTTTAAGTAGGCAACGCTCATATGATGACGACTTTTTTCTCATTCAAGAAAAATAGGAGGATAGTATTTGCCGAGAAGGCTTCCAAAAAAGACAGTTGAACGGGGTGAGCGTAGTTTCAGAACCTTCAGAAGACCAGTATTTGACTTTGATCCTAGAAGACAGGTAAGGCTAGCCCCGGTTAAAGAAGGAGAAGAACATAACGTGACAATTGAGGCAATAGGACGAAAAGGTGATGGGATAGCAAAGATTCAAGGCTTCACCATTTTTGTACCGGGGACAAAAACCGGTGACAGTGTCAAAGTTCGCATCACCAGCGTGAGGGGAAGCTCTGCTTTAGCTACTGTGTTACATTAAGCTAAGAGGTGCAACTCTCGTATAGATTGAACACAAGATTCGGCAAATTAATGTTATCAAGAAAAGTGGAGGTAAAATAAATGGGTTATAGAGAAAGATCGTTCAGGGATAGAGGTTTCGCACCGAAGCCCGTGGAATTAGGTAAAGAATATGAAGTAGATATAAAGGAAACCAGTCGCAGAGGAGAAGGAATCGCAAGAATACGTGGATTTGTTATTTTTGTACCAGATACTAAACCGGGAGATCACGTGAGGGTTAAGGTAACTAGAGTAAGCAGTCGTTTTGCGGCAGCGGAAGTAGTTAAGTAGCACAGCAAAAGCATTCGCAAGAAAAAGTTTCCGTACCTATTGAATGGAGGCCGCGGTCGGGATTTGAACCCGAGCGACCGTCCCATTCCTTTAATCAATTAATGGAATGGGTGTCCGGCTCCATTGACCAGGATAGAGGCTACGCATTAATCCTTCAGGCCGGTAGGCTAACCAGACTACCTCACCGCGGCCAACTTTTGCCATCCTTACAACCATCACTTTTTCATTAAGTTTTCTTTAAAGGTTGTTGGACAACTAACCTTAGGGAATTTGGAAGATTGAAGTATGAGCCCTTAATTAGAATTTGCTGCTTTTTTAAAACATCGTTTACATCGGATAACCGGGAAAAGTAGTTTACGAGTGCGAATGAGGCAGTCAGAGCAAGCTTTTGCACCGCAATGTGGACAAACACTTATGTGTTGACGACATACAATTTTACCACAAACCTCACATCGCTGCGAACAAGCAGCACATAAAATTTGACCGCACACTGCACATGTATACTTTCCTTCCTTGATACAATAGGTCGTACCACACGTCGGGCAGCTCCAAGAATCTGGTTTACAAACCTTAAGTCCACAGATATTACATACAACAAGGCATTTCTCACAATTCATTTTTCCACAGATTGGGCATTGCACAAGAAGCGACGGGCATACCTCCCTTTTGCACGTAACACAGGGGGTTAAGTGCCTTTGAAAATCCTCCCGACAAAAAACCTTTCCACACCCTACGCAAACAATCTTGTCTTCATCGCAAATTGGGATAAGACAGGTTTCACAAAAGGCTGATGGCAAAGTTTCAAGCAGTTTATGACAGGTTTTACAATATCCAAAATCTCCACTTCCGGTAAGCCCATTCCAAGTGATGGTGAAGGATTTTCGGAAATCGCCTCGTGAGACTTCCAGCTTAGCAGAAAACATCGGAATCCAAATTAGTTCAAAAATTGTGACATCAACTTCTCCGCGTTTAGGTTGAATTTCTCGGGCTTCAATTTCAACTGATTCTAAGGTTTTAATTTCGGCGTTTAACGCGGTTAATTTCATATCCCTTTGGCGAATAATTCCTTTAATCTTAGCCTCGAGGGATAGAATCTCTTGTTGTAATTTTCGAATATCGACATGCATGGTTTGGCGGCGAAGTTTTCTTGCCTCAATTTGATCGCGTAATCGAGTTACCCCGCGACCCTCACGTTTCACCTTTTTAATCCGATCGTTTAATTCTTGAATCTCACGATCAAGAGTTTGAATAAATCGAGTTTTAGCGGTGAGTTCCTCTTGCCGTCGCTCCAAATTACGACGAATAGATGCAACAGTCCTTTCAAACGCTTCTTCGATTTTCATAGCTCGCTTTCGCTGGATCTCGGCAATTGTTCTACGAATTTCCTCTCGAAAGTTATTGA
The DNA window shown above is from Candidatus Bathyarchaeota archaeon and carries:
- a CDS encoding TRAM domain-containing protein yields the protein MGYRERSFRDRGFAPKPVELGKEYEVDIKETSRRGEGIARIRGFVIFVPDTKPGDHVRVKVTRVSSRFAAAEVVK
- a CDS encoding TRAM domain-containing protein, with product MPRRLPKKTVERGERSFRTFRRPVFDFDPRRQVRLAPVKEGEEHNVTIEAIGRKGDGIAKIQGFTIFVPGTKTGDSVKVRITSVRGSSALATVLH